A window of Paenibacillus phoenicis genomic DNA:
AGCGGAATCCCGAGCGCATCGGCGATGATCGAACCGGTCTCCCGCGCCCGTGACAACGTGCTCGTCAGGACGAAATCCCAGCGGTATTCGTTTTCCTCCTTCAATCTTCTGCCCAGCAGCTCGGCTTGACGCCGTCCCTCATCGTTTAACGGAATATCGCTTTGTCCTTGAATTCTTCCGATTGCGTTCCAATCGGTAAGTCCATGGCGAATCAACCCAACGAGCATAATCATCCCCCTTTAGATGTAAAAACGCCCCGCCCGCTCCGAAAGCGGGAGAAGCGTTAGGACCCAAGTTTATCTTTTGGTTCGGCGCAGCCCTTTCCAGGAAAAGAGTGCCAGCAGCATACCGCCCATGGACAGGTACATCCAATATTGCGGATAGGCCGGACCCATTTGTACCGCAAAAGGCTCTACAATCCCACGCGAGACGCTAGTTAAGGCGATTGAGAAATCCTCATACGTATCCGACTCCGATCCCGCTACCACAACGGCGGCCGGGAGAATCCCGGTCGTCGGCTCGGCACTTTTCTGGTCCGTCGTAAAATGATCCATCAGCAGGAATCCAAAACTAAAGACGAAGATCGCAAGGAAGCTGGCGGCCCAAATCACCACCCGCCGCCGAATACGACGGGTCACGCCGCGCTTCACATCGGGAGCCAGCCAAGGCGATTCGGCATAAATCCGGTCCATCACTCGCCGGTTGACCGCTTCCGCTTGCTCTTCTGTCACTTCGATCGGTATGTACTGCAGCATGTCCAGGCATTCTTCCCATTGTTGGTATTCGCCCGCGCAAGACTCGCAGCCCAAAAGATGCTGTTCCAGCATTAGCCGCTGTGGGTGTTGTTCGGGCAAGTCCCGTAACAATCCGAACAATTCTTGGGCCTCTTTACAATTCATCTGCTTTTCATCCCTTCGTAATGCTCGTAGATGGGTTCATAAAAGTAGGGTTCAAGCTGACTCTTTACACTGCTGCGCGCCCGGAACAATAGCGACTTCACGGCGCTGACGCTTTGTCCCAGTATGTTTGCGATCTCCTGGTAATCCAATTGATCGTATTCACGCAAGATCAAAGCTGACCTTTGCTTCTCCGGCAAATTGTTGATTGCTTCTCTCACCATGCCCACTTTCTCGTTCCGCAATACCGCTTGCTCCGGGGCGACTTCGCTTGGGGCTACGGGAATAATCCCGCTTTCCTCCAAGGGGACGTTACCGTTTCGTTGCTTGCGGAGCTCGCTGAGCACCGTGTTACGGGCAATCGTATACAACCAGGTTGAGAAAGAAGCATCCAGCTCTCTAAAGGAATGCAAGCTGCGAAATGCTTTATAGAACGTTTCCGAGCATAAATCTTCAGCAAGCAGCTCTAAATGAGCGCTCTTTAACATGTGATACACGAAAGCTAGAATCTTCCGCTGATACCTTCGCATCAGCTCCGAGTACAGTTCCGTGTTACCTTCCTTAATTTCGCGAATCATTTGGGAATCCGTCATTTAGGTGCGATCCTCCTCGCGCTTCCATGGGCCATCTTCCCGTTCGATTCTTTCCTAAATTATTACCGAACAGGGGCGAAAAAGTTGCGGTGATCTATGTAACATAAACTAAAAAATATCATACCAACAAGACAGCAAATTAACAGCATTGCCAAACATTGAGGATATTATACCATAGGAGTAGGAATTAAAAAAATATGCGTTCACGCATTATTCATGACAAAAGCGAAATTAATACGAATCCCCTTTACCATATGATCCACAAATTCCCAGACCCTTGCCTGGGGCAAGGGTCTGGTCTGCGTATTGCGTATATGATGAAGCTCTCAAGTTGTGCTTGTGCCGGCATCCGTTGTCGCGTATAACTGCGCAGCGGCTTGGCGGACGTCATCCGCCAAGGTTATGGCGGAGATCACGGCAACGCCATCGGCACCGGCGCGAATCACGTCGCCGGCTGTTTCGGCCGTAATGCCGCCGATGCCAACCAGCGGCAAGGTGATCCCGCGGTCGCGAAGCTCGCGGAGAATCGCCGGCCCTTGCGGCGCTTTGGCGTCCGCCTTCGAGGCCGTGGGGTAGATCGGCCCGATGCCGAGGTAATCGGCGCCATGCCGCACGGCGGCCTCCGCCTCGGCGAACGTGTGCGCGGAGACGCCGAGAATGCGGTCGCCGATCCGGGCGCGGACCTGCGCGGCCGCCTCGTCCTCCTGGCCGACGTGAACGCCGTCGGCACCGATCGCAAGGGCCAGTTCCACGTCGTCATTGACGAGGAACGGCACGCCCCGCCGGCGGCATGCGGCCAGCAGTTGGACGGCAAGCGCCCGCAGCGGCTCCCCGGTGAGCGCTCCCGGTCCTTTCTCGCGGAACTGCACCAGCGTCACGCCGCCGTCCAACGCCGCCTCCAATACGCGGAGCGGATGATCGCGGCAGTTCGGGCTGCCAAGGACCAGATACGTGCGCAGCAGCTTGCGCATCCAATCCGCCGCAATCCGTCCGCTTCCGCCCCCGCCGCTCATCGGGACGCTCCTTGCAGCCGGCGATAGGCAAAATGGTTGGTCGGGCCGTGCCCTTG
This region includes:
- the thiE gene encoding thiamine phosphate synthase, which encodes MRKLLRTYLVLGSPNCRDHPLRVLEAALDGGVTLVQFREKGPGALTGEPLRALAVQLLAACRRRGVPFLVNDDVELALAIGADGVHVGQEDEAAAQVRARIGDRILGVSAHTFAEAEAAVRHGADYLGIGPIYPTASKADAKAPQGPAILRELRDRGITLPLVGIGGITAETAGDVIRAGADGVAVISAITLADDVRQAAAQLYATTDAGTSTT
- a CDS encoding anti-sigma factor family protein; protein product: MNCKEAQELFGLLRDLPEQHPQRLMLEQHLLGCESCAGEYQQWEECLDMLQYIPIEVTEEQAEAVNRRVMDRIYAESPWLAPDVKRGVTRRIRRRVVIWAASFLAIFVFSFGFLLMDHFTTDQKSAEPTTGILPAAVVVAGSESDTYEDFSIALTSVSRGIVEPFAVQMGPAYPQYWMYLSMGGMLLALFSWKGLRRTKR
- a CDS encoding RNA polymerase sigma factor, which translates into the protein MTDSQMIREIKEGNTELYSELMRRYQRKILAFVYHMLKSAHLELLAEDLCSETFYKAFRSLHSFRELDASFSTWLYTIARNTVLSELRKQRNGNVPLEESGIIPVAPSEVAPEQAVLRNEKVGMVREAINNLPEKQRSALILREYDQLDYQEIANILGQSVSAVKSLLFRARSSVKSQLEPYFYEPIYEHYEGMKSR